Genomic segment of Paenibacillus sp. FSL R5-0623:
TTATTTTGTATTGTAAGTCCGTTATAGGCTTAACGCTGTCCATACTACATATTCTCTTCTATTTCCTTTTTGCGCATTCCTATGATCTGTACGGATTTCTCCTTCATACGGGCATTCTTCTCTATCCTATTGTATGGTTGTCTGCCAAACGATTCAAGCATAATACACCTTCGCACAAAATGACGATCCTCATCATCCTGATTACAATGGAACTGGTTGTAACGAGTTTGTTATGGATCGCATCCCTCCAGAATGAATCCACGTACTCTGCGACCTACATAATACTTACAGCACTTGGGTATACCACTGGAGCCATTGTTGCGGGTAGTCTGAGTCTGCTATGGCTGGAACGGATGAAGCACTATCGCGGGCTGGAGCAGCATCTCTCGGAAGTCCACCATCGATACATAGCCGAAACGGAGAAACTTCATCAGATTCTGAACGCAGTGCCTCTCTCCATTGCCACCGTAGATAAACAAGGCACAGTGATATTTGTCAATGAGATGATGGAGCAAACCGCAAGGGAGCAGCTGCCATGTACGTCCACGCCTGATCTCATTGGACAGCCTGCCAGTCAATTTGTTGAACAAGGTCAGGCGGACAAGATGGATAAAAGCATTCGCAGAGCCATCGTTCATGGTGAGATTAGTGGGTTGACCGTTCGTTACGGTGCACACGTATTTCAGTCCCGAACCGTACCGATTTATGCCTTTTCAACAGAGTCTGCGAGTGAAGTTACAGGAGCCATGCTGATCATTCAGGATATCACGGAGCTTGAGATGTTGCGAAGTGAACTGGATAATGTGGATCGTCTCAGTCTGGTGGGGCAGATGGCTGCAAGCATTACGCATGAAGTGCGTAATCCAATGGCGGTTGTGCGTGGTTTTCTTCAACTCATGCAGGAAAAGAGTCCTGATTCCCTCGATCACTATTACCGGATCGTTCTGGAAGAGCTGGACCGGGCGAATAGTATCATTAATGATTTTCTATCGCTGGCCCAGGATCGGATTGCGGAAAAAGAGGAATCCCAGCTGCATGATATCATTCATGAACTCAGTCCATTGTTGTGGGCCGATGCGAACCTGCGTGGTCAGAGTATTG
This window contains:
- a CDS encoding ATP-binding protein; translated protein: MVALKDILLQVLLAGSAVYLIPLFHLGLSKRAVAKLEQAGMLQTVFAVTSVVSTLLCLLFALHGSPGAVPISLSIVPVILVILYCKSVIGLTLSILHILFYFLFAHSYDLYGFLLHTGILLYPIVWLSAKRFKHNTPSHKMTILIILITMELVVTSLLWIASLQNESTYSATYIILTALGYTTGAIVAGSLSLLWLERMKHYRGLEQHLSEVHHRYIAETEKLHQILNAVPLSIATVDKQGTVIFVNEMMEQTAREQLPCTSTPDLIGQPASQFVEQGQADKMDKSIRRAIVHGEISGLTVRYGAHVFQSRTVPIYAFSTESASEVTGAMLIIQDITELEMLRSELDNVDRLSLVGQMAASITHEVRNPMAVVRGFLQLMQEKSPDSLDHYYRIVLEELDRANSIINDFLSLAQDRIAEKEESQLHDIIHELSPLLWADANLRGQSIELMLDHNVPKLHLNPKEIKQVVLNLARNGMEAMNEKGVLTLETRIVDDKVELCVRDTGPGLPRVKKEKLFEPFYTTKAKGTGLGLSMCLSIVERHNGTITVESEEGQGTTFKVAFER